In Flammeovirgaceae bacterium 311, one DNA window encodes the following:
- a CDS encoding FAD-dependent dehydrogenase (COG2509 Uncharacterized FAD-dependent dehydrogenases), with product MSKKLSLRLTPQQAFDKTLLEEIALQEAGLAAAEGVEVRPMRRSIDARSRQTWVNVELEVYTNGQVPPLISWNFDGLKEVQQQPPVLVVGAGPAGLFAAIRLIELGLKPIVLERGKDVRDRRRDLAAINKEQTVNPESNYCFGEGGAGTYSDGKLYTRSKKRGDVRRVLEVLVAHGATTDILVDAHPHIGTNKLPQVVQSLRETVLKWGGEVHFDTRVDDFLLENGEVTGVRTAAGDVIKGLGVILATGHSARDIFHLLYNKQILIESKPFALGVRVEHPQALIDSIQYHCTSRSAWLPAAAYSLVAQVPYQGVERGVFSFCMCPGGFIVPAATAPGEVVVNGMSPSRRNSRFANSGIVVAVDAGDVKPFAKWGPLAGLMYQQAVEQKACAAAGGTQAAPAQRLQDFVSRRASSTLPATSYQPGLQSVMMEEVLPPAIGLRLKEGFKVFGQKMRGYLTNEAQVVGVESRTSSPVKIPRDPETLEHVQVARLYPCGEGAGFAGGIVSAAMDGERCAEKLAEKWAAKWVKM from the coding sequence ATGAGTAAAAAATTATCACTTCGGCTAACGCCCCAGCAGGCGTTCGATAAAACTCTTTTAGAAGAAATTGCCCTGCAGGAAGCCGGACTGGCTGCTGCCGAAGGGGTGGAGGTACGCCCCATGAGGCGCTCCATAGATGCCCGCAGCCGCCAGACCTGGGTAAATGTAGAACTTGAAGTTTATACAAACGGGCAGGTTCCTCCCCTGATCAGCTGGAATTTTGATGGTTTAAAAGAGGTGCAGCAGCAACCGCCTGTGCTGGTAGTAGGTGCAGGGCCTGCAGGTTTGTTTGCTGCGATCCGCCTGATTGAGCTGGGACTAAAGCCCATTGTGCTGGAGCGTGGTAAAGATGTGCGCGACCGCAGAAGAGACCTGGCAGCCATCAACAAAGAGCAAACGGTAAATCCCGAAAGTAATTACTGCTTTGGTGAGGGCGGAGCAGGCACCTATTCCGACGGTAAACTTTACACCCGCAGCAAAAAGCGGGGAGATGTGCGCAGGGTGCTGGAGGTGCTGGTGGCCCATGGTGCCACTACTGATATCCTGGTTGATGCACATCCGCACATTGGTACCAACAAACTCCCACAGGTAGTGCAGTCGCTGCGTGAAACTGTGCTGAAGTGGGGAGGAGAGGTGCACTTTGATACCCGTGTAGATGATTTTCTGCTCGAAAACGGAGAAGTTACCGGGGTGCGAACCGCCGCCGGAGATGTAATCAAGGGATTGGGCGTGATTCTGGCGACGGGGCATAGTGCCCGCGATATCTTTCACCTGCTTTACAATAAGCAGATCTTAATAGAATCTAAGCCCTTTGCGCTGGGCGTTCGGGTAGAGCACCCGCAGGCGCTGATCGATAGCATACAGTACCATTGCACCTCCCGCTCGGCCTGGCTGCCGGCCGCTGCCTACTCACTGGTGGCCCAGGTGCCTTACCAGGGGGTGGAGCGTGGGGTATTTTCCTTTTGCATGTGTCCGGGGGGCTTTATAGTACCTGCTGCTACCGCCCCTGGCGAGGTGGTGGTTAATGGCATGAGCCCAAGCCGCCGCAACTCACGCTTTGCCAACTCTGGCATTGTTGTAGCCGTTGATGCCGGAGATGTAAAACCTTTTGCCAAGTGGGGCCCCCTGGCCGGGTTAATGTACCAGCAGGCGGTAGAGCAAAAAGCCTGTGCCGCTGCCGGAGGCACGCAGGCAGCGCCTGCCCAGCGCCTGCAGGATTTTGTATCGCGCCGTGCCAGCAGTACCCTGCCAGCTACCAGCTACCAGCCGGGGCTGCAATCGGTCATGATGGAGGAAGTTTTGCCCCCTGCCATTGGCCTGAGGCTGAAGGAGGGATTCAAAGTATTCGGGCAAAAGATGCGCGGCTACCTTACCAACGAAGCGCAGGTGGTAGGGGTGGAGAGCCGTACCTCCTCACCGGTAAAGATCCCGCGCGATCCTGAAACCCTGGAGCATGTGCAGGTGGCCCGTTTATACCCCTGCGGCGAAGGGGCTGGTTTTGCCGGCGGCATTGTATCGGCTGCTATGGATGGAGAGCGCTGTGCCGAAAAGCTGGCAGAGAAATGGGCAGCTAAGTGGGTGAAAATGTAA